Proteins encoded within one genomic window of Triticum aestivum cultivar Chinese Spring chromosome 2D, IWGSC CS RefSeq v2.1, whole genome shotgun sequence:
- the LOC123051146 gene encoding phosphoglycerate mutase-like protein 1 translates to MEHKIQFPSVAASSSTKRIRYERAHKYSRADTGRILFPPSRSRTRCFFYHRSRRPFPVSPPPAASLSSSTSAAARRSSSASEMEASSSTALYPQRRCKNIYLVRHAQGIHNVEGDKDHSAYKSPALVDAHITPLGWSQVDCLRDHVTKCGLAKKIELVVVSPLMRTLQTAVGVFGSGNCTDGESAPPLMVKGAEHSGRQAISSLDCAPFLAVEACRERLGVHPCDKRSSITRYRTLFPAIDFSLIENDEDVLWEPDVREAIDVVAARGMKFLDWLWTREENEIAIVTHSSFLDFTLNMYSKECHPTIAEDMRKRFANCELRSMVLVDRSNLGSDTPTCDFPGKIPAGLDLPSDVADKKHIEEASNGNRGAAGCLEHTHMSSPTRLISI, encoded by the exons ATGGAGCACAAGATCCAATTCCCATCTGTCGCCGCGTCGTCCTCTACCAAGCGCATACGATACGAGCGAGCCCATAAATACAGCAGGGCAGACACGGGACGCATACTCTTCCCTCCCTCCCGCAGTCGGACCCGCTGCTTCTTTTACCACCGCAGCCGTCGTCCCTTCCCGGTCTCGCCCCCGCCCGCCGCCTCTTTGTCCTCctcaacgtccgccgccgcgcgccgctccTCCTCAGCCTCAG AAATGGAGGCCAGTTCTAGCACTGCTCTCTATCCTCAGCGCCGCTGCAAAAACATCTACCTG GTGAGGCATGCTCAGGGTATCCATAACGTGGAAGGCGACAAGGATCATAGCGCCTACAAGTCGCCTGCGCTGGTCGATGCTCACATCACCCCTTTGGGCTGGAGCCAA GTTGATTGCCTGCGAGACCATGTGACAAAATGTGGACTGGCGAAAAAGATCGAGTTGGTTGTTGTTTCCCCTCTAATGAG GACTCTGCAGACTGCAGTGGGGGTCTTTGGCAGTGGAAACTGTACCGATGGAGAAAGTGCACCACCATTAATGGTGAAGGGTGCTGAACACAGTGGACGTCAGGCGATTTCAAGTTTGGACTGCGCGCCGTTTCTCGCGGTTGAGGCCTGCAGAGAGCGCTTG GGTGTTCATCCCTGTGACAAGAGGAGCAGCATAACAAGATACCGTACTCTCTTTCCTGCCATTGATTTCTCCCTG ATAGAGAATGATGAAGATGTTCTTTGGGAACCCGATGTCAGAGAAGCAATTGACGTTGTTGCTGCCAGGGGCATGAAGTTCCTTGACTG GTTATGGACAAGAGAAGAAAATGAGATAGCTATTGTCACCCATAGTAGTTTCTTGGATTTCACTTTAAACATGTACAGTAAAGAGTGTCATCCAACCATAGCAGAGGATATGCGCAAGCG CTTTGCAAACTGCGAGCTCCGGTCGATGGTGTTGGTCGACAGAAG TAATCTTGGATCAGATACCCCTACATGTGATTTCCCTGGGAAGATACCGGCCGGACTTGATCTGCCTAGTGATGTCGCAGACAAGAAGCACATTGAAGAAGCTAGCAATGGGAACCGGGGAGCGGCTGGTTGTCTAGAGCACACGCACATGAGCTCGCCCACTCGCCTCATTTCTATCTAA